The window taatattatgtgatatcgtcgctgcgcctgccaagttccacatgtgtcttttgtgagattttggaaaacttttttttttatttgggacacaatattcattttttttaacatcaaaatacacatatggagtttggcaggcgcagcgatgtgatgtaacgaaacggtggccaaagttagttgtttttgtttaaatattttgtttgaaaagcataaaaaaagctatgaatattatttaaatttttatcatttttaaattttgattatttgagaattttttaaatgttttgttaaatactatatactgtaataatactgtgtactgtaataaatcaaataaaatgattttagttaacaaaacttgataatttgcttaaattacccccaaatttcaatgtggcctaggtacaacgtactactggcctaggtacatagggtatgttgtaccttggccacatttcccattttttttttaatttaaaaatattatgtaaatattaaatatacatttctgatatttttttggtgagtactcaaataattgacatttcaaactatgcaaatatgatttgtgtgctgcacgtcaaatcacaataaaaaatatatttctaaaaaaccggcctaggtacaacaggttcccttatgCGATAAATGTATTATACTCACAGGCGCCATAGCCTCTGCCCACTCGCCATGTCCACGTTGAAGAGCTTTGACCCTCTCCTGGTCGGCGCACACTTGCACGAGGTCTCCCACAGCAAACCCTCCGCCCGCAGCGCCGCTGGCCGATGTTGACGCACTCAAGTTACCACTGCAAACCTggacaaacaaaaatgtttgaaatcaAATCAATTCCAAACGtctaatagtaataatatgaattatgaAAGCGAAAGTTTTGCTGTTTCGATGGATGTTACTGTTACGAGAAAATgactgaaccaattttgataaaaaatcatACAGATCGCAATTAACGCATAAtctaataagtaaaaaattttttttcgtcATTTAACGTCGGAAAATCTTTTGAGTTCTAGTAAGCTTTTTAATAAATCACCTTTGTTAATACTGCAGGGTTGAAAGTCCATCTATTTCCACTGGGGTATGTGACTACGATATCATGGTCCTCATCGATACCGACAACCGTGCCGGTAGTGCCGAGACACTCGAACATGCCGTCCGTCCAGCCGCCGTGGCCGTGTTGTAGTGACTGTACTATCTCGAGGTCGAGATCAACATTAACCTGGaagtaaaacaaatatgatCTAGGTTTCTGAATATTTAAACCTTTAAGACTTTCAAAAGATAGTCTTAATAAAGAGCGGAGATAGCAAAGTGGTCTAAGTATTCGCTTTCCCTCGCGGTTTCGAACCCAAAGTAACAcataatgaaatgttttttaagtcTTTATGGTATGCAAAGTTCGAGTTGGGAAATTTGTAATTAGTGTAGTGGACTCTAGCCTTAACTGCtacctcatttcgggaggaatCCCTTGCTCCAATGgggaaattaaaatagtttttatattaacaaagtgtcaaaacaataataatgaaagcTCATACCTGATCACCAACTTGTAAGCCATGTGGGCCTGTACGTCCTGGTCCTAACTCGCCCAATAGTGGCAAATGTTCCTTGTACACATTTTGTCCTTTCACATCATTTACAACCTGAAAATAAATCAGTGTGTATTTTCCTAAATGTTAAGacaaaattgttaaaacaaataaattcctTTGATGCAAAAGGTGTCAATAATAGCGCCGAGTATAGTGTAACTGCGCTCTGCGTTCTGCGTATATGTACGTGTATTTAAAAAGTGGACTGTCGCTGCCTACATAGGATAATATGCAAAAGCACATTGTACAATGCAGGCGGAACACAGAACTTTGGAAGCCTGCAGTGTGACCGTCGCCTGTGCCTTGGTTAGAGTTCATTTTCTAACTGCACACATTGATGTTGGAAAGAACATTGTCTCATAGAAATTCTTACATTAAATTATGTCCATAACAGCTGATAGTTTATGCTCATCTCCTGTTAACACAGATTTTAACTGGCTACATAGTTTACTATCAGAACAACAACTTACTTTGAGATCTGCCATGCCTTCAAAACCAACTCTGTAGAGATTCTTAGCTCCATTATCCCACACAACATAAGCAGCTGAGCGTGGGCTAGCTGCTGACCAGTCTTGTATCTCATTCACTTTGCCTCTTCTTCCATTACCACCATCTTGATCTTCCCATTGCCAATCCACCTgacacaaaaacaataacatttaaatctGATACCAATAAGAATATGATTCAGAACTCTTCTATTCATACTCaaaaatcattgttttgttGTACAGCAGTGTGATATACGACAATAACTACTTTTATTGTTCCAAGTCAACCTCACCGGTCTGTAGTATATGTTACTCTGCACAAGTCTCTAATGTAAAACTCACCAACAAGAACTAGCCAATGTGACATTATAAAGCTAAGATCACCCCTATGAAGTGGCATACTGACAAATAATTCAGcaaaaacttgtaaaatttGCAAGGGACCCTTATTATCTcagaaatatagaaaaatagtaCAGTACATACCCCTCTGACAACTCTAGCTCCAGGGAAGATTCCTCTAACAGCTTGCTTTTTACTCTTGCGACGAGGTTCAACAAGACACCGCTGAGCACCGGGTGCACTTATGCGGTAAAACCTATGTCTGAGGTTGTGTTTATCTCCATGATAGCAAACAGAACACAGATCATAATTATTACACTCAGCACATTTCCAGCGGATACCTGAAAGTGTGAAGAAATATAGATTAGATACATTTTGGGTCCTAGTAATATGGGATAGtacataattttgtaactaaaaaATTCTATTTAGAATTTAAGGTTTATTAGTTCAAACGAACTCAAATGATTTCTATTGACACTGAATAATTAAGATAATTACAAAATTGTCTCCTTATATTTTTCAGACCATACTATAGTGTGGCTCAgcttgataaaattatttaccttcATTCCAATTTGAATACTCACATCAATacatatagaataaaatattcaacaatttaTATCACAATTTTCCTTGTACTAATATTGTCTATAAAATGTTAGCTTACCAAATATAGGTTGTTGTCTACAAGTATCACACATAGTGCCTTCATGTTTGACACCTGTTGGTGCACTGTCCAGTATGCGGAGGTCATAGGCTCCTGAACACCGATAGTTTGCTGCAGTCCCATTGTCCCATACAACAACCACTTCTTCTGGAGATTCAAAATTTCTCACTGTACCAACATGACCCTCACCACCATCCTGTAAAGAACATTCATATAGGCTTAGTATATAATGTTTCCACTAACATTAACCAAGTTCAAGAAATGCATTCtgattacaatatattattatatgaatgatAATAAAGATCTGATTTCTTACCTACTACTGTTGTTACTATTCTAAAACTACTTCTCGTAAGTGTAAATGATCAAGTACATACGTAACAATTATCGTATAAACAACTTGTAAACATTATGAATGCCTGAACAAAATGACTAGCATTAGAGGCAATAATAACATTCTTACGGATATTCTCATGCATTACCATATACTGTTAACGTTGCAGCTATAACATATTATGTCAGAAATTCTGGAAACAACTATATGTGAGTAAAAATACtggataacaaaaataaacagagATTTACCTGCTTGCCCCACTTCCAATCTGGACCTCTAATAACCCTGGCCCCGACGCCCTCCATCATGAACCTAGTGGCTCGAGAGGATGAGGATGAACCAGGTATGTTAGGTTCCattgaaacaattttatgtagtttatgatgataaaaagttatttattcacTCCACCTAGCTCTAAAAGCAAGTGTCAAAACTTTTGACTTCAATCAAAATTGACAATTGATATGACACATTCATTGCGTTTAGTAAtcaaaaaaagataaattacaataattttattttgtatttatttttattcaagatatcaataataaacttaaaatatgcaaaaaaaattgttagagGTTTATTTGAtcttttatttagtattttgagAGAGCCAAAATTATCGGTCTGAATAAATCCCTTATCCACGCTACTTCACAATGTCTCTCATCAGCTGTTATCTCGCTTGCTCTTTGCGAAAATCACGCTATCTATCCTGCTGTCTTAATTTGTGTCATAATATGCTACATTCGTTGATAAGgtggttttattaaattgatttaatttcatAGATTGTGATTACTTCCTTGAAGACtgcaaagattttaaaatatattaaaataacagtgcTATATTAGGGGCAAGGACTCTCAAATTAGGATTTTATCCATCGCCAAACAATAGAAATATTGTCATAATGGCCAGCAATcggaataaatatgaaaaagcTCGAAGACGTCTTGCAGCcgtaacatttttatcaaatatatcGCTAGACGGCAAGTTCAAAGATACGGGATTAGTTCAGATTGTGGATAAAACAACAAGCAGTGATAAAACTGATTCGGACAATAAAACTAATGATATTCACAAAGAAAAAGATGTAACCCTGCGAAACAGTATTCGTAGCAAGAATAAGGTTCCACAGTCTAGTCCTGTGCATCGAGCTGGTGCTGATAATCATTCTTTAAGTTCCGATTCAGAATATACAAGCACAGTAACGCCAGTTAAAGGTGGACTTAATACATCATTCAGggaaaggtaaaaaaaatgtcctccagcttatttttaaactgaatcTAAATTTAGTTAACCTATTCCTATATTTTCTAACACTTAAGAATTTATATTACAGATGTTCGTCTGGAAATACTGAATCATTTAAAGATAGACATTCTTCCAGGAGTAAGAAAAATCACCTTGTGTCTCTCACTGCTGCTAATGCAGATGATAAAAGCAGCTCAGAGAGCCTCACTTTTGGTAAATAGccttattattaaaacaacaatatcaaTTGAGCCTTCTAGTTTTGTAGTTTACTGAAActaaacatgtatttttatattacaggaCGCTATCGAACAAGCAATCCATGCATTCCTGAAAATGCATTAGCAAAAGAAGTCCGTTTAGTCCGTCCAACTAAAGGTGTTTCATTTAAAGATGAGAGACTGGCACTGGTTCCAGGACAGGGTGCTCCTTGTGTTATATTTAGTACTATACCGTACTCTAAGACCATTCGTAGTGCAAggtatttatatatacatatttattaagctACTTGACACTAGAAAgtctgtaaatattatttttatatatttttgtttctctGCAACTATAGGGCTGATCTACGCAAGGATGGTGTGAGAAGAAGGAATACTTCAGGTCCTAGACCTCTTTCGTCTATAACTGATAATGGAGTTGATCCATTTGACCTTCTGGGCTTGGAAAAAGAGGAGCATGGCCAGGAAATATCATACTCTAAATTACTTGTGCCCTCCAAAGTATGTACCAGGGAGCAGTATAAGAAGATGTATGAAGGTGACTTTACTGAAAAGGGTAATTGGAAAGTAGTAAATCGTCATCCACATGTTATTGcaaggtaatattttatacaattcctTTCATTATTGTGACCTTGGTTT of the Anticarsia gemmatalis isolate Benzon Research Colony breed Stoneville strain chromosome 3, ilAntGemm2 primary, whole genome shotgun sequence genome contains:
- the LOC142987497 gene encoding CDK5 and ABL1 enzyme substrate 2 isoform X3; its protein translation is MASNRNKYEKARRRLAAVTFLSNISLDGKFKDTGLVQIVDKTTSSDKTDSDNKTNDIHKEKDVTLRNSIRSKNKVPQSSPVHRAGADNHSLSSDSEYTSTVTPVKGGLNTSFRERSKKNHLVSLTAANADDKSSSESLTFGRYRTSNPCIPENALAKEVRLVRPTKGVSFKDERLALVPGQGAPCVIFSTIPYSKTIRSARADLRKDGVRRRNTSGPRPLSSITDNGVDPFDLLGLEKEEHGQEISYSKLLVPSKVCTREQYKKMYEGDFTEKGNWKVVNRHPHVIARTKLLTRHKDKKWCFSYESSQRTTIPSSPPHSSVDIKTFDWDEGTLLSQKYVQYCPNVLDDPELIAGKHRTLLTFTSYMTSIIDYVRPQDLKKELNDKFREKFPHIKLTLSKLRSIKKEMRKIAKHDSGGIDLLSVAQAYVYFEKLILANLINKDNRKLCAGACLLLSAKLNDVKGEALKALIERIETTFRVNRKDLMRFEFAVLVALEFGLHVPPYEVFPHYQRLLHDS
- the LOC142987497 gene encoding CDK5 and ABL1 enzyme substrate 2 isoform X1, with protein sequence MASNRNKYEKARRRLAAVTFLSNISLDGKFKDTGLVQIVDKTTSSDKTDSDNKTNDIHKEKDVTLRNSIRSKNKVPQSSPVHRAGADNHSLSSDSEYTSTVTPVKGGLNTSFRERCSSGNTESFKDRHSSRSKKNHLVSLTAANADDKSSSESLTFGRYRTSNPCIPENALAKEVRLVRPTKGVSFKDERLALVPGQGAPCVIFSTIPYSKTIRSARADLRKDGVRRRNTSGPRPLSSITDNGVDPFDLLGLEKEEHGQEISYSKLLVPSKVCTREQYKKMYEGDFTEKGNWKVVNRHPHVIARTKLLTRHKDKKWCFSYESSQRTTIPSSPPHSSVDIKTFDWDEGTLLSQKYVQYCPNVLDDPELIAGKHRTLLTFTSYMTSIIDYVRPQDLKKELNDKFREKFPHIKLTLSKLRSIKKEMRKIAKHDSGGIDLLSVAQAYVYFEKLILANLINKDNRKLCAGACLLLSAKLNDVKGEALKALIERIETTFRVNRKDLMRFEFAVLVALEFGLHVPPYEVFPHYQRLLHDS
- the LOC142987497 gene encoding CDK5 and ABL1 enzyme substrate 2 isoform X2, yielding MASNRNKYEKARRRLAAVTFLSNISLDGKFKDTGLVQIVDKTTSSDKTDSDNKTNDIHKEKDVTLRNSIRSKNKVPQSSPVHRAGADNHSLSSDSEYTSTVTPVKGGLNTSFRERCSSGNTESFKDRHSSRSKKNHLVSLTAANADDKSSSESLTFGRYRTSNPCIPENALAKEVRLVRPTKGVSFKDERLALVPGQGAPCVIFSTIPYSKTIRSARADLRKDGVRRRNTSGPRPLSSITDNGVDPFDLLGLEKEEHGQEISYSKLLVPSKVCTREQYKKMYEGDFTEKGNWKVVNRHPHVIARCFSYESSQRTTIPSSPPHSSVDIKTFDWDEGTLLSQKYVQYCPNVLDDPELIAGKHRTLLTFTSYMTSIIDYVRPQDLKKELNDKFREKFPHIKLTLSKLRSIKKEMRKIAKHDSGGIDLLSVAQAYVYFEKLILANLINKDNRKLCAGACLLLSAKLNDVKGEALKALIERIETTFRVNRKDLMRFEFAVLVALEFGLHVPPYEVFPHYQRLLHDS